In Bombus pyrosoma isolate SC7728 linkage group LG2, ASM1482585v1, whole genome shotgun sequence, a genomic segment contains:
- the LOC122572327 gene encoding odorant receptor 4-like: MSRLGNTEENLKHFVKFIYPPMKLIGAWPKSTTTSTFSKAIKWGLIVSAYFLQLLVFVPGVLYLFLKEKNGKRRIHIMIPHINGFSQLCKYTILLRRTSEFSKILDQLSDDWIDATEDNRHIFRMRANIGHRMVLTVAITMYTTGLFYRIILPLSKGRIVLPNNTTMRMLPCPVYFVFFNEQSTPYYEIIFVLQIMGGFLNYTILCSTMGVCLMLCLHLSSLLRILMNKMIELTSQLDTSETAVQEKISDIVAYQTKVKGFANSVEEITPYLYFFEIFNYAIEACIVGYCIIVEWEESNAASIIVYLMFQGICIFCNYAMCYIGQLLINESENVRLMSITLNWYRFPMKKARSLILIIIMSNYPIKLTAGKIVDISLATFTDIIKASVGYLNVLRKVT; the protein is encoded by the exons ATGTCACGGTTAGGGAACACAGAGGAAAACCTCAAACACTTTGTAAAGTTCATCTATCCACCAATGAAGTTGATCGGCGCCTGGCCAAAATCCACCACCACTTCTACGTTTTCAAAGGCTATAAAATGGGGTTTAATTGTCTCCGCTTACTTCCTACAACTGTTGGTCTTTGTACCAGGTGTACTGTATCTATTTctgaaagagaagaatggCAAAAGGCGGATTCATATTATGATACCACACATAAATGGCTTTAGCCAACTGTGCAAGTATACCATCCTATTGCGACGAACAAGCGAGTTTAGCAAAATATTGGATCAATTGAGCGACGATTGGATAGACGCCACAGAAGATAATCGTCATATTTTCCGTATGAGAGCGAATATTGGACATAGGATGGTGTTGACAGTAGCAATTACTATGTACACCACAGGTCtcttttatcgtataattcTACCACTCTCGAAGGGTAGAATCGTCTTACCGAATAACACGACTATGAGGATGCTACCGTGTCCGGTTTACTTCGTCTTCTTCAATGAACAGTCTACTCCTTATTACGAGATAATTTTTGTTCTGCAAATTATGGGTGGATTTCTTAATTATACGATTCTGTGTAGTACCATGGGTGTGTGCTTGATGCTCTGCTTGCACTTAAGCAGTTTGTTGAGGATTCTGATGAACAAAATGATCGAGCTTACGAGTCAGTTAGATACAAGCGAGACAGCTGTGCAGGAGAAGATATCGGATATTGTTGCCTATCAAACGAAAGTCAAAGG ATTTGCGAATAGCGTGGAAGAGATCACACCGTACCTTTActttttcgagatatttaatTACGCTATAGAAGCGTGCATAGTGGGATACTGTATTATCGTG GAATGGGAAGAAAGCAATGCTGCCTCTATAATCGTGTACCTTATGTTTCAaggaatttgcatattttgcaACTACGCGATGTGCTACATTGGTCAACTTCTTATCAACGAA aGCGAAAATGTCAGGCTGATGTCTATTACGTTGAACTGGTATCGATTTCCTATGAAGAAAGCACGCAGTTTGatattaatcattattatGTCGAATTATCCAATAAAACTCACAGCAGGAAAGATTGTAGACATATCATTAGCCACTTTCACTGAT aTCATAAAGGCGTCGGTGGGATACTTGAACGTGTTACGGAAAGTCACATAA